A genomic window from Flavobacterium azooxidireducens includes:
- a CDS encoding IS110 family RNA-guided transposase, with product MIKKLLKQVAGIDVAQKELVITLGRIYEDFNIELFSYKVFKNSDSGIKSLVEWVNKQIDKELPIRYVMEATGVYHQKFAYHLVDNGCEVSIVLPNKISNYIRTLEQKTVTDKSCSQAIAQFGLERKLDRWTKPKSIYRELQQLTREREQIVQERSNIKNQIHAESVEAMPNERSLDRMKKRIVLLNLQEKEIKKEINEITKADLQVSNIIKRVTSIPGVGELTAVTVLAETNGFELIRNKSQLTSYAGLDVKEKQSGTSVKGKPRISKKGNRFLRKSLHLPALSAVKWDENFKSVYARLVSKHGIKMKALVAVQRKLLELIYILFKNETVYDKEYITKNSVQTQMV from the coding sequence ATGATTAAAAAATTATTAAAACAAGTCGCAGGAATTGATGTTGCTCAAAAGGAATTAGTCATTACTTTAGGCCGTATATATGAAGATTTCAACATTGAGTTATTTAGTTACAAAGTTTTTAAAAACAGTGATTCTGGAATTAAATCATTGGTTGAATGGGTAAATAAGCAAATAGATAAAGAGCTTCCCATACGTTACGTTATGGAAGCAACCGGAGTTTATCATCAAAAGTTTGCATATCATTTAGTCGATAACGGTTGTGAGGTAAGTATTGTATTACCCAATAAGATTAGTAATTACATACGAACCTTAGAACAAAAAACAGTAACCGATAAGAGTTGTTCGCAAGCAATTGCACAATTTGGATTAGAGCGAAAATTAGATCGATGGACAAAGCCTAAAAGCATTTACAGGGAGCTACAACAGCTTACCCGTGAAAGAGAGCAAATTGTTCAAGAGAGGAGTAATATTAAAAACCAAATACATGCTGAAAGTGTAGAAGCTATGCCAAATGAACGAAGTCTTGATAGGATGAAAAAGAGAATAGTATTATTGAATTTACAAGAAAAAGAAATAAAAAAAGAAATCAACGAAATTACAAAAGCTGATCTTCAAGTGTCCAATATCATCAAAAGAGTTACATCAATACCTGGTGTTGGTGAATTAACCGCAGTGACAGTTTTAGCGGAAACAAACGGTTTTGAATTAATAAGAAACAAATCTCAGCTAACTAGTTATGCAGGACTGGATGTAAAAGAAAAGCAATCAGGAACCTCAGTAAAGGGGAAGCCAAGAATATCCAAGAAAGGAAATAGGTTTTTAAGAAAATCATTGCATTTACCAGCATTAAGTGCTGTAAAATGGGATGAAAATTTTAAAAGTGTTTACGCAAGATTAGTGTCTAAACACGGTATTAAAATGAAAGCTTTGGTAGCAGTTCAAAGAAAGTTACTCGAACTAATCTATATTTTATTCAAAAATGAAACAGTTTACGATAAAGAATATATAACAAAAAATAGCGTGCAAACACAAATGGTTTAA